The following coding sequences are from one Nicotiana tomentosiformis chromosome 3, ASM39032v3, whole genome shotgun sequence window:
- the LOC104096695 gene encoding wax ester synthase/diacylglycerol acyltransferase 11-like codes for MGSLGLKPIDTKTTIELSKMGMTNGQKNSTVVVVEEEQKKQVQLEPASPATRLFHTKSLSCHIIAILGCTTKINVDLIKKGLESTLLNHPRFTSIPVVDEKKGVRKWKQTTVNVGNHMVCPDLDPDMDSPDEFVENYTSSLTTIPMDMTKPLWEVHILNVKTSEAEATGILKLHHSIGDGMSIISLILACTRKASDPEALPTIPTGSKKESSDEAGFCRRFCFSVWVLSMVFWNTFVDAILFLATILFLKDTETPIKGGAGVEHNPKRLVHRTISLDDMKIVKNALNLTINDVVMGIAQAGISRYLNRRYGNKKGRGSSKTNNLPKNIRLRGSIVFNIRPSAGIKVLAEMMEKKSKAKWGNKIGYVLTPLPISLPDNPLDYIHQAKAIIDKKNLSLESRFSFAAAKLTQDIFGSNVAAKLTNRVLSHTTILLSNVVGPQEEITFFGHKLAYAAPTICGLPHALIMHFQSYCNKMTISMSVDPLVIPDPYQLCDDFEDSLQMFKNAVIKEGAAAV; via the exons ATGGGGAGCCTTGGTCTCAAACCTATTGATACGAAGACCACAATAGAACTTAGTAAAATGGGCATGACTAATGGCCAAAAAAACAGCACGGTGGTGGTGGTAGAAGAGGAGCAAAAAAAGCAAGTGCAATTAGAGCCAGCAAGTCCAGCTACACGCTTGTTCCATACTAAATCCCTCAGTTGCCACATTATTGCCATTTTAGGTTGCACTACAAAGATCAATGTCGATCTCATCAAGAAGGGCCTCGAGTCCACTCTTCTCAATCACCCTCGCTTCACCAGTATACCG GTGGTGGATGAAAAGAAAGGTGTAAGGAAGTGGAAGCAAACAACGGTAAATGTGGGAAACCATATGGTATGTCCGGATTTAGACCCAGACATGGATTCACCAGATGAATTCGTTGAAAACTACACGTCAAGTCTAACAACAATACCAATGGACATGACAAAGCCACTTTGGGAGGTACACATTCTGAATGTGAAGACATCTGAAGCAGAAGCCACAGGGATTCTGAAATTGCACCATTCTATTGGGGATGGCATGTCCATTATTTCATTAATCTTAGCATGCACTCGAAAAGCTTCAGATCCAGAAGCATTGCCCACTATACCTACAGGTTCCAAAAAAGAAAGTTCTGACGAGGCTGGATTTTGTAGGCGGTTTTGTTTCTCTGTTTGGGTTTTGTCGATGGTGTTTTGGAATACATTTGTGGATGCTATTCTGTTTTTGGCAACCATTTTGTTTCTTAAGGACACAGAAACTCCTATAAAAGGAGGAGCAGGGGTTGAGCATAATCCAAAGAGACTTGTGCACAGGACTATCAGCCTTGACGACATGAAAATAGTCAAGAATGCCTTGAACTTG ACAATTAATGATGTAGTGATGGGCATAGCGCAAGCTGGTATCTCACGCTATCTGAATAGAAGATATG GCAACAAAAAAGGGAGAGGAAGCAGCAAAACAAATAATCTGCCCAAGAACATTCGTCTCAGAGGATCTATTGTTTTCAACATCAGACCTTCTGCTGGAATTAAG GTTCTAGCAGAGATGATGGAGAAAAAATCAAAGGCAAAATGGGGCAATAAAATTGGATATGTGCTGACCCCATTACCCATTAGCTTACCTGATAACCCCTTGGATTATATTCACCAAGCTAAAGCCATTATCGACAAAAAGAATCTCTCTCTTGAATCCAGATTCTCTTTTGCCGCTGCTAAGCTAACCCAAGATATATTCGGATCCAAT GTGGCGGCTAAGCTCACAAACAGAGTTCTATCTCATACCACCATCTTATTATCAAACGTCGTCGGCCCTCAAGAGGAGATCACTTTTTTCGGGCATAAGTTAGCTTATGCTGCTCCTACAATTTGTGGACTCCCTCAT GCACTGATAATGCATTTCCAGAGTTACTGCAACAAAATGACTATTTCAATGTCAGTGGATCCGCTTGTGATTCCAGATCCATACCAGCTCTGCGATGACTTTGAGGACTCCCTTCAGATGTTTAAAAATGCTGTTATAAAAGAAGGTGCAGCAGCCGTGTAA